The genomic DNA tggtggggattatgatgattgtttgcttgtttgattACTTTactttgtgtgaaacaggatgctggacctcagaggctttgggcctgatccagcagggctgttctgatgttcttatcctcacgacaaccctgcaAAGGAGTTGAGGCGgagggagaagggactggcccagagtcacaaaaTAGGGTTGTTCGCAGCGCCCCCAATTTCTAAGCTGTGTGCTTGCAAACGTGCAGGTAGGAAGTGGGGAACAGTGGCCGTGTGCcaggtggcagctgggtaggatgaccaCCAGTGccgcctctaacagggattcccagatgttgtggactaccaactcccagaatccccaagccaaagccattgcagctgggggttctgggagttgtagtcaataccatctgggaatccctgttagagggaacactgtgccaCACCCAGCTTCCACCCTCAGCtttttaaccaaggtaggagaaaaagttgccttgcacacgatcactctctctgcctcctgcctTGGTGTTGGGAAGCATACGACTGAAAAACAGGGGTGTGCCTGCCTTTCCTTCCAAGTTGGACGCTTTCCCTCCTTTGATGAGAGTCACATGAGCGAGCCTTGTAGGTtctgtggctgaatggggatttgaacttgggtctccctagacagagtccagcactctaaccactacaccacgctggctttatgTCGCTAGGATTGTCTGGGCCAAGGGAGCAGCTTGAGGATTCTGTGCAGCGGTGGGGTTTCCTTGCACCTGTATTTGGACCCTGGAGGTAAAAGAGAGAGCAGGGGAAGATGGAGGTGAAGGTAAACAGGGAGCAGCAGATTCACTCAGTTCATGTTAGGCGCTTAGGCTTCGGTTCAGTCTGGAGGAGGGCGAAGTGTGATGTGTGTAAGCTGATcattaattgtccccttagctaagcagggtctgccctggtttgcatttgaatgggagactagaagtgtgagcactgtaagatattcccttcagggtaATGGAGCtattctgggaagagcctctaggttccacgttccctccctggcagcagcatctccaagataaggctgagagagattcctgcctgcaaccttggagaagccgctgccagcctgtgaagacaatgcagagctagatggaccaagggtctgactcagtatatggcaccttcctgtgttcctaagggtcagcgtggcatagtggttagagtgttggactgtgACCGTTTATCTCGCAGCCTGACCTACCTTGCAGGATtgctgtgagggtaaacataacctctgggctccttggaggaagagcaggtcataaatgtaaaaataaaatccagAATAGGTTTCTTGACAGGCCTGTCAATCTGGCATGCTCAGAGTGTACTACATATTATACAAAACACACCAAAAGATACACAAATAACAGTCCTTGCCGCTTCTCCATCTTAAAGCACCCTTGAGTCAAGGAGAGTGTGATCAATGCAACGTGCATTGCCCACAAATCACGGACTACCTCCCGCCAATAGCACAACTAACGTTGCAACAGGGTGCGCCATCAAAGCGTTGATAAGTGAGGGGTTTTTGAGCTGCTTTGTATTTATGAAAGCAATTATTTCAGCCTCCGGTGTTCAGAGAGGGCTCTGGGGGGACGCCTCGTTTGAAAGCCCACCACGGAGCTGGATTCTCGCGCCTCTGATGGAGGGCGCTGGGTCTTGCCGACGAAAGGTGACATTTCTTCTCCATTAAGCTTCAGAAAGAGATTGCAGAAGAAGCTTGGAGCACTGACGGCCCCCCTCCAGCCGTCCTGTCGTTTCTCTGCCAtgctgctaactggacaaagaggcaccttttaacgtggtgattctcttttattgagcagggggagaggaactggctctcaccaccctcagcacaggacctccaagtcttgtttttctttttagattgtgagccctctggggacaggggaccatcttatttgtttgttatttctctgtgtaaactgccctgagccatttttggaagggcggtatagaaatcgaataaataaaaataataccgAACACAGTCTTGGACTGTCGAGAATAACATGATAGGCAGTCTTCAACTTCAGACACTTGAGTTAAGACACACAGCACAGGGGTGTAGGGAtggagcaggtgtgtgtgtgggggggtgaatcTTCCTAGGGCTGATGGGGTCTGGCCTCCAGGGCACCCCCTTTGCcctctcccacacccagctgatgaatggagcataggaagctgctttatactgagtcaggccattgctccatgtaggtcaatactgtctacacagactggcagccccttctccaagattgcaggcaggagatcTTGGACCCTGtctatcagggagggaacttggaaccttctgcatgcaagcaggcagatgctcttcccagagcggccccatcccttgaggggaatatcttacagtgctcacgcatgtagtctcccattgtaatgcaaaccagggcaggccctgcttagccaagggggcactctgcaggaaggccaaagtctAGCAGCCTTGGTctgcaccaggcctgctcaacttagaccctcTAGCTAtttttgaacaacaactcccttaatccccagccacagtggcctatagccagggatttattttatttttatttatttttcattgttaaatttatataccacctttcattaaagcaatcccaatgcggggattatgggaattgtaggccaacatctgcaggagggctgaaattgagcaggcctggtctacacagactggtagtggctcccccaaggttaagggaggagtctctcttggTCCTACCTGGcagtgccagggaaggaacatgggaccttctgcatgcaagcatgaagatgctcttcccagagcggccccatcccctaaggggaagatcttacagagcaaacacatgtagtctcccattcaaatgcaaaccagggcaggccctgcttagcaaaggggaccagctctcctccacctcaTATTTGCATAACTTCATACTGAGCCTCTGCACATGGTCAGTTGGGGCTAGGCAGACACCTAAAACAGGCTGGTGTGCAGGCAGGGCACACAAACAGAGCCTCCATTGTGCTCTGCAAACCTCATGTGCACACTATCACAGCAGTGGCCCAGGGGGCGCACAGAAGTCTGCCCGAGAATCGAGGGAAGCTTCTCTCTATACACCACACTGCCAGGAGAAGGGCAAAACCTCACATTGTCACAGCtgtgctgtgattggctgtgcagagGCAGGAGGCGGGGCAAGCCAGTACAACCCGGTGGCCATAGAGAGGGCTGTACAGAGTGGCACATTCTCTGCTCCCAGCCCGGGCAGCTGCAGGTCTGTCTGGGAAACATGACGGGTGGCTGCCAAAACCTCCAGAAGGTGCAGGAAGTGGACACATGATCTCCAAACCCAGGCTCTTGGgggcactaacctgggttaagacaCAGGTTTATTTTCAGGGTTAGTGGCCTGTGGCTAGCCTGGGCTTGGGAACCTACCCCCTGTCTACATGACTAGATAACCCAGGTTAATCCACTATTAACCTGGGTTAGTGTCACCACGTATCAAGGCTCTGGCTGCTTTTCGCACGTCTGCTTCCCTGTCCACATTCGGATGAAATGGAGAGTGGGCTTGCCgaagtcagggagactgcagagaggaaaggggactggctgtgtgggcttcctttttgcttgaaggacagctcgAACAGCCAATCACACTCGGaggaagggaggagcttcctcactcCTCTCCGGTTGGAGCAAatacagcctccagtgctgcattcgcactCTGCGCTTGAGACCCCAGTTAtgagcaacaaaactcactacaaactgtggtttcaaattggagtctaCGGAGCACAACCGTGGGTCCGTGGATGAGCTGGACTGGAGTCGCCCGCATTTGGACGtaatggtagggaaacctctggtccCTTCAATTCCGGTTCTGCGTgacatgcgaatgtggcctctGTGTTACAGTGTGGTTCCCCTTCCTTCCCCGTTCCTTTTCCTTTCAGGTTGCATCTCTGAGCATTGCCAGCTGTTCTTTGGAAATGCAAACTTCCTGGACTGTTTGGCCAGAAAGGCGGTCTATACGCAAGCCAACACGAAACGGGGATCTCATAATGAGAATGGTGCAGGAGAGCCCGAGGCAAAGAAACTCACATTTACTGCACTCTGCAAAGCAATAAGTACTCCTGCTAGGTGTCGTGTGTGCGCTTTACTGGCCTGTTATTCAAACACATCTGCGTGACTTCAGGCGTTTCCCCTGCACCCAAGGGTGGTTCAAAACTTCTTCGATCCTTAGTCGGTGAGAAACATTGGGCTGTAGTATGCGGAAAATAAGATCTTTGCATTCGATGCTCAACGACTCGGGGAAAAGCACTCGATGCTCCTTCTGTAACCGGAGCATCCGCTTGACGTTGGAGTCATCGTACGGCATGTACCCAGAGACCATGACATAAAGGATGACGCCCAGGCTCCACATATCATAAACTTTGGGGTGGTAAGGGATACCTTGGATCACCTCCGGAGCAGCATAAGCCGCTGAGCCACAAAACGTCTGGCTGTGGATGATTTTCCCATTTCCATCCCGATAGCACCGTTTCGAAAAGCCAAAGTCAGAGAGTTTGATATTCATCTCTTTATCCAGAAGGATGTTGTCGCATTTCAGGTCTCTGTGCACCACGTCTAAATCGTGGCAGTATTTCACCGCGCTACACAGCTGCCGGAACATCCGACGGGCTACTTCCTCGGGCAGCCCTCGGTTGCTCTTGATGAACTCCAACAGATCTCCTTGGGCACAAAGTTCCATCACAATGTAGACTTTCCCAGATGTCTCAAAGATCTCGTAGATCTTGATGATCGAGCAGTGGTTCACCATCGACAAGATCTCCAGCTCCCTGGGGAGGAATTTTTCCAGGAACTCGGTTGGAACTTTCCTCCTGTCTGTGATTTTCACGGCCACGTTGAATTTCAGACGCTCCGAGTAGGCAGATTTCACTTTGGCAAAAGAGCTCTCCCCCAAATTCCCCCCCAGAATGTAGCCTTTCTTCTTAAGCACTGCAGCATCGTCCATGATATGGAGGCCGGGGATGTCAACCTCCCATCTGCTTGTGATTTAGCGGCACATTCCTTTGGATGGTGAGATGGTCATCTCAAAGGTCAGGAGTCTACAGCTGGCCCAGTCTCCTGGCAGTGTTTGAAGAGCTGATGTCAACGGATGAGGTCATAAGGCAGCACTGCAGGGAGCAGTCACTGAACAGTGGATCCAGACCCTTGATGAAAGGACATCTATTACTTAACATTGTTGCCGTAAAAAGCCGTTCCACTTTGTTCTATTGAGCAGGCGCTTTATCCAGGGCCAGATATACTTTGCCTAAAGATTAAAATCCCATACCAGGAAATGAATTTTGTGACTTGTATTCATGCGGCAAAGTAAGTAGCACATTTACCTGAGTCCAAGACTAGGTTCTTTGAGTTTAGAAAATGAGGTGGGGAACAGGCAAATGCCATCAAttgtcactggagggatgctgtcctggggttggatagggccagttgctctccccctgctaaatataagagaatcgccactttaaaaggcgtctctttgctgagttagcagggatCTCTACCCTTTTGCCTCTAGCCATGGCTTGGCAGCATCTAGGTAGCACATCCCTTATTTTCCGCCTTCTTTCTGATTGAGGATTCTTGAGTTATAAGGAACGGCCGAGCCGCTGACCTCACAGCAACCAGCTTTTCATAACACACCACCCATTTGGCAGCGAGATGGAAAGAGGTCAGGCGGGTGACTTCCTCTGCACAGCCTAGTTCCTCCTCCGCAAGCGGCAACAATAAGAGGGGAACAAAATATAAGTCAGCCCTTTTGTAAGAATGCCGAGAAGCAGTCAAATCTGCAGAGGATTTGTCTTTGGCTGGCAACCGTTTCAGAAACATCCAGACGGTTCCTGAATCCCCAAGTCTGGCTAGAACATTAGTCTAAGTACACTGCACGGGAGGTTCCCTGATCAACTGGCTCCGTTGCTGGAGGATCCGTATCTAGGCATTTCCTGATCTGGAGAAAAGCGGTCCTTCGAGACCCCTGGTAGGGAGAAGTGCCTGAGGCAAACTGGCCAGTGTGGGactcccttccagttaattttgatgggggttaaaagagtgggtcTGGCGTGGTtggccccccgcccgccgccccaCCCCAGGCTGTTTTCATGACCCTAAAGAGGACTAGAAGAGCACTCACCCAGGTGAGGAGAGCCATTGCGTGCTTCAGATCGGCGGTTCTGTGTTTACAAAGATCAAAGTGATCCCACACAGAGATCCTGCACTACTGCTGGAGACAATGCTTATGAATTTGGAGAAGGCTGCTTGAGGCTAGAGAACCTTCCTCAGTGTAGGGAGGGCCAATCCACCCTTACAGGGGATCATCTCTGTCAACTGCGGGTCACCTCCAAGCATCTGCTGGAGCGTCTCCCACCTTTCTTCCTTGTATCCAGCTCTCTGGTTCGGAGCTCTCCAAGGTGCTGAAGACAGTCATGACCTCTCCTGCTTCTGAGAGCGAAAGGTGTCTACAACTTACACTGTGCTCAGGCCAGAAACTCAGGCAACGCATAGGTATCAGGGACACACTACAACATCTTGTTAGGGGTTTGAACTTGTAAGGTACTTATCTTTGCACAAGGGGATTgcattttctctttgttttgattgtggggctgccttccttgtcatagcaacataggaagctgccataggctgagtcagacccttggttcacaTTGTTtacccagaccagcagcagcttttccaagattgcagacaggagtctctctcagccctatcttggagatgccagggaggagacttgagaccttttgcatgcaagcaagcaagtaagtgctcatcctagagtggccccatcccctaaggggaatatcttacagagctcacatacacagtctcccatccaaaagcaaaccagggcagaccctgcttagcaaagggggaagagTGAgaagttaggaacagaggaagctgccatagactgagaccataggtccatttagctcagtattgcctttacaggctggcagtggcttctccaaggtggcaggcaggagactctctcagcccgatcttggagatgctgccagggatgctgccccccaccccctgaggggaatttcttccagtgctcacatgtggtctcccctccaaatgcaaaccagggcagaccctgcttagcaaagggggcccattcatgcttgctaccaccagaccagctctcctccccttattATTAGAAGTTGCGATTTTAATAAGAAAACGGTGATGATTTCGATCCCGCCCCCCTGCAAATCATCCCCGTTCGCAATGTCCAGCCAGAAGCACCGCGTAGCTCACCCTCAGCCATTCAGCTCCCCtctgactacaacgcccatcatccctcTCCACAGGTGTTGTCTGACTACAACGCCCAGCCTCCCCCGCGGCACCTGGCGCAGGTTGACCCCTCCCCCTCCCGACGGGCTGCCCGGGacgccccgcccacccgctggcCGTATGCAGATTTCCCGCGCCCAGGCCCCGCCCCGCGACCCCCCATTGGCCGCGCGGCTTCGCGGCGGGGAGGGGCGGGGCGCCTGGGGCCGGAGGGGGAAGGCGGCCGCCATCTTGTGCGTGCGGCTGGAACCAGGCGGGCGGGCGCAGTGGTCGCGAGCCGTTTATTTGTTTGGTTGGGGGCGGCCGGCCGCTCGCTTCGCCCCCGCGACGGGACCCGGCAGCGAGGGCCCAGCTGGCGCACGGAGGCGGCCGGTGCTTCCCGGATTTATGGTGCTGCGCTGGGGGAGGATGAACGGAGGATAAATGGTGCCCAAAGCAGACAGCggcaccttcctcctcctcttcttgctgGTGCTCAGCATCACCGAGCCGCTGCGGCCAGGTACGGGGGCCGGGAAGGGACACAcgcgggaggggggcaggagtgAGAAATGGAGTTTGGGGGGTCTTCGAGCTTAGCCTCCGTTGGGTCAGGCAGGGGCTCTCCAGCTGGGCTCCCCGCAGGTGACGttgggactgcaactcccatcatccatcgcagccctggatgatgggagttgtagtcccagccTCATCTGCGGGGGAGCCGAGCTTGAGGAGCCCCTGGGGCGAGGCGTCCCACCTGGACTGGGGAGCATCTGCGGGGGCTCTAGACGTCTTtttttttgttggactacaattcccatgatccacAGCCACATGTTTACAGTGAccattgttccctgtaacagggattcccagatgttgtggactacagctcccataatccctggctgcaGTGGCTAGAGGCCATTGTAACTCCTGGGGACCCGAGCTTGAGAACTCCTTGGGTAAGGGGTCTGAAGGGGGCTCCCTTTTAGCCTCCCCCCCTGGATTGGGGAGCACCTGGGGGGGTTCCTAGATGTGGCTACTGCTGTGGGGTCTTGGGCAGGCGATTTCATGGTATTGCAGGGACGTGGGGTGGgatcacaatcaatcaatcaatttattttagTCTATCCCCAGcttaatgtggggggggggtcactgaGTTTTGGGGCTGGACCTCACTGAAGATGGGGAGCCCCTTGCTGCTGTGTGAGGGGTCATAGGGTCATGGGGTCCCTTGGTGGCTTCCCAGAAGTCTTGGGGTGATGCATATATGGTGGCCAGCAATGGGTTTTGTAGGTCGCCCATACTGACGATGGGGAGCCCCCCATTGGAAACTGAGGTGGTGGGTTGCCCCTGTGGCTTCCCAGAAATGGTGGGGTATAAAAGCACTTTGGGGTGAGGGGATGGTTGAGTTTTGAAGGGTGAGCCCCCCCACTGAAGTGGGGGGGTCTTGGTGTTTGGGGTAAGGGGGTGACCGAGCTTTGCACTTGGCTGTTATGAGCCCCCTGCTGGACAAGGGCGCATGGGGTCTCCCTGGTGGCTTCCCAGACATGGTGGGGTGTTTGCAGTTGGGTTGTTCCCTGACTTTTGTAGCTGCTATTAAAGAGGGGGCAATCCCCACTGGAGTAGGGGGCATGGGGTGGCGTCTTAGGGTACCTAGAAACAGTAGCATGTAGTAAAGTATGTGTGcttctggaggtggcctatactgAAGTTGGGGACCCCCTACCGGACAGGGGTTCGTGGGGATTCTGGTGGCATCTCAGAAATGAAGTGTTGCAGGTCCTTGTGGTGGAGAGTGTTCACCACAAGTACCTGCGAGAATGGCACCCGAGGGTTTGAGTTTGTAATGAGGGGGCAGAATGTTAGGGGTTGTCTTTGCTGAAGTGGGGAACTCCACTCTTGGTTTGGGTCGGAGGGGAGTTAGTAATTGAGTTGGGGAGGGAATCGAGGTCTCGTGGGT from Hemicordylus capensis ecotype Gifberg chromosome 15, rHemCap1.1.pri, whole genome shotgun sequence includes the following:
- the LOC128338132 gene encoding testis-specific serine/threonine-protein kinase 2-like; the protein is MDDAAVLKKKGYILGGNLGESSFAKVKSAYSERLKFNVAVKITDRRKVPTEFLEKFLPRELEILSMVNHCSIIKIYEIFETSGKVYIVMELCAQGDLLEFIKSNRGLPEEVARRMFRQLCSAVKYCHDLDVVHRDLKCDNILLDKEMNIKLSDFGFSKRCYRDGNGKIIHSQTFCGSAAYAAPEVIQGIPYHPKVYDMWSLGVILYVMVSGYMPYDDSNVKRMLRLQKEHRVLFPESLSIECKDLIFRILQPNVSHRLRIEEVLNHPWVQGKRLKSRRCV